From a region of the Pseudanabaena sp. ABRG5-3 genome:
- a CDS encoding PspA/IM30 family protein, with protein sequence MGLLDRIGMVVKSNVNAMVTAAEDPEKILEQSIIDMQEDLVQLRQAVAQSMAALKRQEQQYNQSATQAQEWEKRAMLALQKGDENLAREALSRKKTHADAAATLKVGLDQQTTQVDTLKKNLIAIEGKISEAKTKKEMLKARLQSAKAQENLNNMLGKVNTNSAAATFERMEERVLMAEAKASASSELGMDNLESQFAQLEAGSGVDDELAALKAKMISSSPTPQGALPPSDAARPSVGAAIDAELEALRRQMGN encoded by the coding sequence ATGGGATTACTCGATCGCATTGGTATGGTGGTCAAGTCCAATGTAAATGCAATGGTTACGGCTGCTGAAGATCCAGAAAAAATTCTGGAGCAATCAATCATTGATATGCAAGAAGATTTGGTGCAATTGCGCCAAGCTGTCGCACAATCAATGGCTGCCCTCAAGCGCCAAGAGCAACAATATAATCAAAGTGCAACTCAAGCTCAAGAATGGGAAAAGCGGGCAATGCTAGCTCTCCAAAAGGGAGATGAAAACCTAGCAAGGGAAGCGCTAAGTCGCAAGAAAACCCATGCGGATGCGGCGGCAACTTTAAAGGTTGGTTTGGATCAACAAACAACCCAAGTAGATACTCTCAAGAAAAATCTGATTGCGATCGAAGGCAAGATTTCTGAGGCGAAAACCAAGAAAGAAATGCTTAAGGCAAGATTGCAATCGGCTAAGGCTCAAGAAAATCTCAACAATATGTTGGGTAAGGTCAATACCAACTCTGCTGCTGCGACGTTTGAGCGCATGGAAGAGCGTGTATTAATGGCAGAAGCTAAGGCGAGTGCTAGTTCTGAACTGGGTATGGACAATCTAGAATCTCAGTTTGCTCAGCTAGAAGCTGGTAGTGGTGTCGATGATGAACTCGCCGCCCTCAAGGCAAAGATGATCTCTAGTAGTCCCACACCTCAAGGCGCATTGCCTCCATCGGATGCCGCAAGACCAAGTGTTGGTGCAGCGATCGATGCAGAGCTAGAAGCTCTTCGTCGTCAAATGGGTAACTAA
- a CDS encoding response regulator transcription factor: MTHILIAEDETRISAFIEKGLRSHGFTTSVAKNANAALQLTQYGECDLLLLDLGLPGKDGLDVLEELRGQGVNLPIIILTAKNDIEDKVAGLESGADDYMTKPFQFAELLARVRLRLKKKNSHHNHETTQLVAGHITLDLRTRKAHIGSQEIELPGREFNLAETFFQHQGQVLSRAQLLDRVWGYDYDPNSNIVDVYVGYLRKKLGNDVIETIRGIGYRLQVS; the protein is encoded by the coding sequence ATGACTCATATATTAATTGCCGAAGATGAAACAAGGATTTCTGCTTTTATTGAAAAAGGACTGCGATCGCATGGCTTTACTACCAGTGTCGCCAAAAATGCCAATGCTGCACTTCAGCTAACTCAATATGGTGAATGCGATCTCTTGCTATTAGATCTAGGGCTACCTGGCAAAGATGGGCTAGATGTTTTAGAAGAATTACGCGGTCAGGGAGTAAATTTACCAATTATTATTCTGACGGCAAAAAACGATATTGAAGACAAAGTTGCAGGGTTAGAGAGTGGTGCTGATGACTACATGACCAAGCCTTTCCAGTTTGCTGAATTACTAGCTCGTGTGCGGTTGCGTCTCAAGAAAAAAAATAGCCATCACAATCATGAGACGACGCAACTCGTAGCTGGTCATATCACATTAGATTTACGGACTCGTAAGGCTCATATCGGCTCTCAAGAAATCGAACTACCTGGACGAGAGTTTAACTTGGCAGAAACCTTTTTTCAGCATCAAGGTCAAGTCCTGAGCCGCGCCCAATTATTAGATCGTGTCTGGGGTTACGACTATGACCCTAACTCGAACATTGTTGATGTATATGTGGGTTATCTCCGCAAAAAGCTCGGTAATGATGTCATTGAGACGATTAGAGGAATAGGCTACCGCTTACAAGTTTCCTAA
- a CDS encoding sensor histidine kinase encodes MSGSTVVAIGAIRHTLFVELDARVKNSMYQELEEFKRLHSEYRLIEGDTLAENVATLFDVFLSRNVPEDDEFFITILDGRFYDASSRALPKLLQPDGQLVKQLEKITLQEFKQNATSEGEIVYLTYPVYVGERFKGVFVVVHITTGEREEVQDMLVAITNIMLWVLVIASVIAWLTAGRILKPLQSLTEAARNISESDLTQRITTKGNGEVVELAATFNDMMERLDQAFTNQKDFINDLGHELRTPITIIRGHLELMGSDPQEQDETLALVIDELDRMTILVNDLLLLAKSEQPTFLRLESISLNLLMTELYAKAQAIAPRQWQLDGQDAIADGQIYGDRYRITQAVMNLVLNATQHTHPSDRISLGANITNTEVQIWVADTGEGIAPEDQPHIFKRFSRGNHHQIRGADGSGLGLAIVQSIVQAHGGLIRLQSNLGTGSTFTIVLPKNR; translated from the coding sequence ATGTCAGGTTCTACAGTAGTTGCTATTGGGGCTATTCGTCATACTTTATTTGTAGAGTTAGATGCACGAGTTAAAAACTCTATGTATCAAGAGCTAGAAGAGTTTAAACGCCTTCATTCAGAGTATCGCCTGATAGAAGGAGATACTTTAGCTGAAAATGTAGCCACATTATTCGATGTATTCCTATCGCGCAACGTGCCAGAGGATGACGAGTTTTTTATTACGATTCTAGATGGACGCTTCTATGATGCTAGCTCAAGAGCTTTGCCTAAATTATTGCAACCTGATGGACAGTTAGTTAAACAATTGGAAAAAATCACGCTCCAAGAGTTTAAGCAAAATGCAACTTCAGAAGGGGAAATTGTTTACTTAACTTATCCAGTCTATGTTGGAGAGAGATTTAAGGGCGTATTTGTAGTTGTACATATCACTACGGGAGAGCGAGAGGAAGTCCAAGACATGTTGGTTGCGATCACGAATATTATGCTATGGGTTCTTGTGATTGCATCTGTGATTGCTTGGTTGACCGCAGGACGGATTTTAAAGCCTTTACAGTCGTTGACCGAAGCGGCTCGGAATATTAGCGAGTCGGACTTAACTCAGCGCATCACCACCAAAGGCAATGGGGAAGTCGTGGAACTAGCTGCTACTTTTAATGACATGATGGAGCGCCTTGATCAAGCCTTTACTAATCAGAAAGACTTCATCAATGACTTAGGGCATGAACTGCGAACACCGATTACGATTATCCGTGGACATCTTGAATTAATGGGGAGTGATCCGCAAGAACAAGATGAAACACTTGCATTGGTTATAGATGAGTTGGATCGGATGACTATTTTGGTGAATGACTTACTCTTGCTTGCCAAATCGGAACAACCTACTTTTTTGCGATTAGAATCGATCTCCCTCAATCTGTTGATGACTGAACTCTATGCTAAGGCTCAAGCGATCGCGCCACGGCAATGGCAACTAGATGGGCAAGATGCGATCGCAGATGGTCAAATTTATGGCGATCGCTATCGCATTACCCAAGCAGTGATGAATTTGGTTCTCAATGCCACGCAGCATACTCATCCCAGCGATCGCATTAGCTTGGGGGCTAACATCACTAATACAGAGGTGCAAATCTGGGTTGCAGATACAGGCGAAGGTATTGCCCCAGAAGATCAGCCACATATTTTTAAACGCTTTAGTCGGGGTAACCACCACCAAATCCGTGGAGCCGACGGTTCTGGTTTAGGGCTAGCGATCGTCCAATCGATTGTCCAAGCTCACGGAGGCTTAATTAGACTTCAGAGCAATTTGGGAACTGGATCGACCTTCACCATCGTCTTACCCAAGAATCGCTAG